In one window of Pseudoalteromonas espejiana DSM 9414 DNA:
- a CDS encoding TMEM143 family protein: MQSARFIPFRKQDIIDMCSDELNNSSEQTSFKQFCDLLASLIHYDYHATLESLKNNYAPFDPNSDTRSLAPVSNDQKAQCQRDFARDFANVLNAANFEVITNQDLQDALSEESLFKVRLEVEFDDFEEVVFYRRGESQLIETITSFWGLRKKPLHFTNYDRVAVFIRFKDKAHFDAKNKTPLGFEPSSTIVKLFQNVPKADLEMLFPNSEVRMRPIDKVIIGSSALIGGAVVLITKLGASILLLFALFAFWGGFRSEAVEMTQQHFITFAIGMGVFGSFIFKEWSKFKNRKIKFMKALSDNLYFKNLDNNAGVFHTLIDAAEEEDIKEALLAYTFLLKSKSGLSAQMLDEQIEAWFKTKYKCELDFEISDALEKLTRMRLVTCTNNVYSAINLDHAKTILDERWDNLFQYN, encoded by the coding sequence ATGCAAAGTGCGCGTTTTATTCCCTTTCGAAAACAAGATATTATTGATATGTGTAGTGATGAGTTAAATAACAGCTCTGAGCAAACGTCGTTTAAACAATTTTGTGATTTATTAGCAAGCCTTATCCATTACGATTACCACGCAACACTTGAGTCGCTTAAAAATAACTACGCCCCCTTTGATCCTAATAGCGATACACGATCATTAGCGCCGGTTTCAAATGATCAAAAAGCGCAGTGCCAACGTGATTTTGCGCGCGATTTTGCTAATGTTTTAAACGCCGCTAACTTTGAAGTAATAACTAATCAAGATTTACAAGATGCACTAAGCGAAGAATCCCTTTTTAAAGTGCGCCTTGAGGTGGAGTTTGACGACTTTGAAGAAGTGGTTTTTTATCGCCGTGGCGAGTCGCAGCTCATTGAAACCATAACCAGTTTTTGGGGGCTTCGTAAAAAGCCACTGCACTTTACTAATTACGACCGCGTTGCGGTGTTTATTCGTTTTAAAGACAAAGCCCACTTTGACGCTAAAAATAAAACGCCTTTAGGGTTTGAGCCAAGCTCAACCATAGTTAAGCTGTTTCAAAATGTACCTAAAGCCGACCTTGAAATGCTATTTCCTAATAGCGAAGTACGCATGCGCCCTATCGATAAAGTGATTATTGGCTCATCGGCTTTAATTGGCGGTGCCGTGGTTTTAATTACAAAGCTTGGCGCATCAATTTTATTATTATTTGCTTTGTTTGCTTTTTGGGGTGGCTTTAGAAGTGAAGCCGTAGAAATGACCCAACAACACTTTATTACCTTTGCTATTGGCATGGGAGTATTTGGCAGCTTTATTTTTAAAGAGTGGAGTAAATTTAAAAACCGTAAAATTAAATTTATGAAAGCCCTAAGCGATAACCTTTACTTTAAAAACCTTGATAACAACGCGGGTGTTTTTCATACCCTTATAGACGCAGCCGAAGAAGAAGACATAAAAGAAGCCCTACTGGCCTATACCTTTTTACTAAAATCTAAAAGTGGCCTAAGCGCACAAATGCTTGATGAGCAAATAGAGGCCTGGTTTAAAACAAAGTATAAATGCGAACTCGACTTTGAAATTAGCGATGCGCTTGAAAAGCTCACTCGGATGCGTTTAGTAACCTGCACTAACAATGTGTATAGCGCAATAAATTTAGATCATGCAAAAACTATTTTGGATGAGCGCTGGGATAACCTGTTTCAATATAATTAA
- a CDS encoding efflux RND transporter permease subunit produces the protein MINWIVSFAVKRRMMVLALTLLFAGFGVYNTQNLAVDAVPDITNVQVQINTKAPGFTPLEAEQRITYLIETAMAGIPKLDYTRSISRYGLSQVTVIFNEGTDIYWARQQISERIQSIRSDLPTNIEPNLGPIASGLGEIFTYSVHANNGALKDDGTPYNAEDLRTLQDWVIRPQLLKVKGVTEINSQGGFERQYQVAPMPEKLLAYKLTLSDVITALKLNNSNQGAGFIERFDGQYLVRSPGQLKTIDDIANTVVAKRDDAPVRIKDVANVRLGKELRTGAATYNGKETVLGTAMMLIGENSRVVAKAMADKLKDVQLSLPEGVVVEAVYDRTTLVDKTIDTVKTNLFEGAVLVIVILLLLLGNVTGALITAMVIPLSMLFAITGMVGNRVSGNLMSLGAIDFGLIVDGAVIVVENCLRQLGLAQHKHGRLLTLNERLNVVTAATKEVFSPAVFGILIIMLVYLPLFALSGVEGKMFQPMAFTVVAALVGALIFAVTFVPAAIAVCVRGKVSESENAVIRGIKKGYKPLLGLSLKLPWVMVSIAAVLVIALGFKVKNMGAEFLPQLDEGDIAMHALRITGTGIEQSVKMQKELEQAILAKPEVANVFSKIGTPDVANDPMPPNVADTFLMLKPREQWPNPALSKEELVKQIRHLVNEVPGNNYEFTQPIEMRFNELIAGVRADVAVRIYGDDLSTLKQYGEKATALVQSITGATDVRLEQMEGLPTLSVTPLRDHMALLGLTVTDIQQSVSAAVGGVQTGLIYEGDKRFSLLVRLDERWSSDITQLARLPVAVPKSANPDLAFVPLGEVANISIDKGPNQINRESGKRNVVVTANVEGRDLASFVSDAQTALNSELNLPSGYWIEYGGTFEQLESASKRLSLVVPVTLLLIFGLLYSAFNSLRDSLIIFSGVPLALSGGVLALLLRDMPLSISAGVGFIALSGVAVLNGVVMLSFIKQLRADGLSLIDAIQTGALSRLRPVLMTALVASLGFIPMALNTGTGAELQRPLATVVVGGIISSTLLTLLILPALYKLVHAKFTRHQAA, from the coding sequence ATGATTAACTGGATAGTTTCGTTTGCGGTTAAGCGCCGCATGATGGTGCTTGCGCTCACACTTTTATTTGCTGGGTTTGGTGTATACAACACTCAAAATTTGGCCGTTGATGCCGTACCCGATATAACTAATGTGCAAGTGCAAATAAATACCAAAGCGCCGGGCTTTACCCCGCTTGAAGCCGAGCAGCGCATTACGTATTTAATTGAAACCGCAATGGCGGGTATACCTAAGCTTGATTACACCCGCTCAATTTCGCGTTATGGGCTTTCGCAAGTAACCGTTATTTTTAACGAAGGCACCGATATTTACTGGGCGCGCCAGCAAATATCAGAGCGCATTCAAAGTATTAGATCAGATTTACCAACCAATATTGAACCAAACTTAGGGCCAATTGCCAGCGGGCTAGGGGAGATTTTTACTTACTCTGTGCATGCAAATAACGGTGCATTAAAAGATGATGGCACGCCATATAACGCAGAAGATTTACGTACTTTGCAAGATTGGGTTATTCGTCCGCAGCTATTAAAAGTAAAAGGGGTTACCGAAATAAACAGCCAAGGAGGGTTTGAGCGCCAATACCAAGTAGCGCCCATGCCTGAAAAACTACTGGCTTATAAGCTCACACTAAGTGATGTAATTACGGCACTTAAATTAAATAATAGTAACCAAGGTGCAGGGTTTATAGAGCGTTTTGACGGGCAATACTTAGTGCGCTCACCAGGGCAATTAAAAACCATTGATGACATAGCTAACACGGTTGTTGCTAAGCGCGATGATGCACCAGTACGTATTAAAGATGTAGCAAATGTGCGCCTAGGTAAAGAGCTCAGAACCGGCGCTGCTACTTATAACGGTAAAGAAACCGTGCTTGGCACCGCCATGATGCTCATTGGCGAAAACAGCCGCGTAGTGGCAAAAGCCATGGCTGATAAACTCAAAGACGTGCAACTTAGCTTGCCTGAAGGTGTTGTGGTAGAAGCAGTTTATGACCGCACAACCCTTGTTGATAAAACCATAGACACTGTAAAAACCAACCTGTTTGAAGGTGCGGTGCTAGTGATTGTTATTTTGCTGCTGTTATTAGGTAATGTAACCGGTGCGCTTATTACGGCCATGGTTATTCCGCTTAGTATGTTATTTGCCATTACCGGTATGGTAGGTAATAGAGTGTCGGGTAACTTAATGAGCCTAGGCGCAATCGATTTTGGTTTAATTGTTGATGGCGCAGTAATAGTAGTTGAAAACTGTTTAAGGCAACTTGGCCTTGCGCAGCACAAACATGGCAGGTTGCTTACATTAAATGAGCGTTTAAATGTGGTAACCGCCGCTACTAAAGAAGTATTTAGCCCAGCGGTATTTGGCATTTTAATTATTATGCTGGTGTATTTACCGCTGTTTGCACTAAGTGGTGTTGAAGGGAAAATGTTTCAGCCAATGGCATTTACCGTTGTTGCTGCATTAGTAGGAGCACTTATTTTTGCCGTTACCTTTGTACCTGCTGCTATTGCGGTATGTGTGCGAGGAAAAGTAAGCGAGAGCGAAAATGCGGTTATCCGCGGTATTAAAAAAGGTTATAAGCCGCTACTTGGGTTATCGCTAAAACTACCGTGGGTTATGGTTAGTATTGCGGCTGTGCTTGTAATTGCGCTTGGCTTTAAAGTTAAAAATATGGGCGCTGAGTTTTTACCGCAGCTTGATGAGGGCGATATAGCCATGCATGCGCTGCGCATTACCGGCACCGGTATTGAACAATCGGTAAAAATGCAAAAAGAGCTAGAGCAAGCCATTTTAGCTAAGCCTGAGGTGGCTAATGTATTTTCAAAAATTGGTACGCCCGATGTAGCAAACGATCCTATGCCACCTAACGTTGCCGACACCTTTTTAATGTTAAAACCGCGCGAGCAATGGCCTAACCCCGCTTTAAGCAAAGAAGAACTGGTTAAGCAAATTCGCCATTTGGTAAATGAAGTGCCCGGTAATAACTATGAGTTTACCCAACCAATAGAAATGCGCTTTAACGAGTTAATAGCAGGCGTGCGGGCCGATGTTGCCGTGCGTATTTATGGTGATGATTTATCAACATTAAAACAGTATGGCGAAAAAGCCACAGCCTTGGTGCAAAGCATTACTGGCGCAACCGATGTACGCCTTGAGCAAATGGAAGGCCTGCCTACGCTTTCGGTTACGCCGCTTCGTGACCACATGGCGCTGTTAGGTTTAACAGTAACCGATATACAGCAAAGTGTAAGCGCTGCGGTAGGCGGTGTGCAAACCGGGCTTATTTATGAAGGCGATAAACGCTTTTCGTTATTAGTGCGTTTAGATGAGCGTTGGTCGAGCGATATAACACAGCTTGCGCGTTTACCTGTTGCTGTACCAAAAAGTGCTAACCCCGACCTTGCATTTGTACCGCTTGGTGAAGTGGCAAATATTAGTATTGATAAAGGGCCTAATCAAATAAACCGCGAAAGCGGTAAGCGTAATGTTGTAGTAACTGCAAACGTAGAGGGGCGCGATTTAGCAAGCTTTGTAAGCGATGCGCAAACTGCTTTAAATTCAGAGCTTAATTTACCAAGTGGTTATTGGATTGAGTATGGCGGCACGTTTGAACAGCTAGAATCGGCAAGTAAGCGGCTATCGCTGGTGGTGCCAGTTACTTTATTGCTTATATTTGGCCTGCTTTATAGCGCGTTTAATTCGCTGCGTGATTCGTTAATTATATTTAGCGGCGTGCCACTTGCGCTTAGTGGTGGCGTGCTTGCGTTACTGCTACGCGATATGCCGTTATCAATATCGGCAGGCGTTGGGTTTATCGCGCTAAGTGGTGTAGCGGTTTTAAATGGTGTGGTTATGCTGTCGTTTATTAAGCAATTAAGAGCTGATGGGCTTAGTTTAATAGATGCAATACAAACCGGTGCGCTTTCGCGCCTGCGCCCAGTACTAATGACGGCTTTAGTGGCAAGTTTAGGGTTTATTCCTATGGCGCTAAATACAGGCACCGGCGCTGAGCTACAAAGGCCACTGGCAACCGTGGTAGTTGGCGGGATTATTTCATCAACTCTGCTTACGCTATTAATATTACCTGCACTTTATAAATTAGTGCATGCAAAATTTACTAGGCATCAAGCTGCTTAG
- a CDS encoding efflux RND transporter periplasmic adaptor subunit, translated as MNKTLIALLITQLFTLPFLSSTAMASANHHAEGHEEGHEDEHTQKGPHGGFLLTNNALDLELKLTQFAGNTELRIYGFNNNKAVDINQLDVTVNVQRLSEAPQLIRFKAEDDYLVSTVSVNEPHSFKLDVMARYKGTEINYHYEQEEGRTTLSEKAIERAGIKTDIAKAGSVELTDTLFGVIAPTAHGTVEVMAPYTGLVNDIFVSIGQNVKKGDKLASVTNRETLQNYTIKSPITGVISEQYLKRGELASSALMQIVNLETVWVELSAFPDNIEKLAIGQSATVYDLHHHLNAQGEVFYIAPMMSGGHIARARIELKNPDGHWRPGMHVNSDISTAKVDAAVRVKAIAIQEFNGKPSVFIKSGNVFEVRPVKLGAKNSEWVEVLQGLSPNSEYVTQNSYVIKADILKSGASHSH; from the coding sequence ATGAATAAAACTCTTATCGCATTATTAATTACGCAATTATTTACACTCCCATTTTTAAGTAGCACGGCTATGGCGTCGGCTAATCATCACGCAGAAGGTCACGAAGAAGGCCATGAAGATGAACACACACAAAAAGGCCCACACGGCGGCTTTTTACTAACCAATAACGCCCTTGATTTAGAGCTTAAATTAACCCAGTTTGCCGGTAATACTGAACTGCGAATATATGGGTTTAATAACAATAAAGCCGTTGATATAAATCAGTTAGACGTAACCGTAAACGTGCAGCGTTTAAGCGAAGCACCACAGCTTATTCGCTTTAAAGCTGAAGATGACTATTTAGTAAGTACCGTGAGCGTAAACGAGCCGCATTCTTTTAAGCTTGATGTAATGGCACGCTATAAAGGCACCGAAATAAATTATCATTATGAGCAAGAAGAAGGGCGTACAACGCTAAGCGAGAAAGCAATTGAGCGCGCAGGGATTAAAACCGACATTGCAAAAGCAGGCAGCGTTGAGCTAACCGATACTTTATTTGGTGTTATAGCGCCCACCGCGCACGGCACCGTTGAAGTAATGGCGCCTTATACCGGCTTAGTTAACGATATTTTTGTAAGCATTGGCCAAAACGTTAAAAAAGGCGACAAACTTGCCAGCGTAACTAACCGCGAAACCTTACAAAATTACACCATAAAAAGCCCAATTACAGGCGTTATTAGTGAGCAATATTTAAAGCGCGGCGAGCTTGCCAGTAGCGCTTTAATGCAAATAGTAAACCTTGAAACCGTATGGGTTGAACTGTCGGCCTTTCCCGATAACATTGAAAAGCTTGCCATAGGGCAAAGCGCTACAGTGTACGACTTACATCATCATTTAAATGCGCAAGGTGAGGTGTTTTACATAGCCCCAATGATGAGTGGCGGGCACATTGCACGTGCGCGAATCGAGCTTAAAAACCCTGATGGCCATTGGCGACCAGGTATGCATGTTAATAGTGACATTAGTACGGCAAAAGTAGATGCGGCTGTACGCGTCAAAGCGATTGCTATTCAAGAATTTAACGGCAAGCCTAGCGTGTTTATAAAAAGTGGCAATGTGTTTGAAGTACGCCCTGTAAAACTTGGTGCTAAAAACAGCGAGTGGGTAGAGGTACTTCAGGGGCTTTCGCCAAACAGTGAGTACGTAACGCAAAACAGTTATGTAATTAAAGCCGATATTTTAAAAAGCGGCGCAAGTCACTCTCACTAG
- a CDS encoding TolC family protein — translation MNKKPLMLVALLCALPTLSALAKSEPQNVLTLKQALKNTEQQNLQLKRYPYHQKILTALKSQAMLSPNPELSFEAENFLGTHSSHAFSGAQYTLALSQLIELGDKRQNRINYATANIKAQTIEYKNTRLALLATTAERYYQVLKFQALIALNSDRKSTVKQALNAIEKRAEAGAVSSADVTRMRYALSQVDLNTAMLQSEFERSRLALNELWQEVQVSDYYAGDLSQIAAIKSEAALLDAVNTAPEFALLQQQYMQQTANLALQRSSGQSDLTLGGGVRYNQQTDASSFVFSFSMPLQLSNANGGNIEAAQHQLTLLNEQQGQLRIQLRKQIRTLHAYYQGKTTQAQLLTQRIIPQAQMLIKQSLKSYQQGQISVLQLLDAQQALFDSKRALINTHSELYQVLLTLERLTGQPLIETHQS, via the coding sequence ATGAACAAAAAACCACTTATGCTGGTGGCGCTACTGTGTGCATTACCAACATTGAGCGCTTTGGCAAAAAGCGAGCCTCAAAATGTATTAACGCTAAAGCAGGCGCTTAAAAACACCGAGCAGCAAAACTTACAGCTTAAGCGCTACCCGTATCATCAAAAAATATTAACGGCGCTCAAAAGCCAAGCCATGCTTTCACCTAACCCTGAGTTGAGTTTTGAAGCTGAAAACTTTTTAGGAACTCACAGCTCTCATGCGTTTTCGGGGGCGCAGTACACGCTGGCTTTAAGCCAATTAATAGAGTTGGGTGATAAACGTCAAAACCGTATTAATTACGCCACTGCCAATATAAAAGCGCAAACAATTGAGTATAAAAATACCCGGTTGGCACTTTTAGCAACCACCGCTGAACGTTATTACCAAGTACTAAAGTTTCAGGCGTTAATTGCGTTAAATAGTGACCGTAAAAGCACTGTTAAGCAGGCACTTAACGCAATTGAAAAACGCGCTGAAGCGGGTGCGGTCTCAAGTGCCGATGTAACCCGCATGCGTTATGCATTAAGCCAAGTAGATTTAAATACGGCCATGCTACAAAGTGAATTTGAGCGCTCTCGCTTAGCACTCAATGAGCTTTGGCAAGAGGTGCAAGTGAGTGATTACTATGCGGGCGATTTATCACAAATAGCTGCTATTAAAAGCGAAGCCGCGTTACTTGATGCGGTAAATACAGCGCCAGAGTTTGCACTTTTACAGCAGCAATATATGCAACAAACGGCTAATTTAGCCCTGCAACGCTCAAGTGGTCAAAGCGATTTAACCTTGGGTGGTGGCGTGCGATATAACCAGCAAACTGATGCCAGCTCATTTGTGTTTTCGTTTTCAATGCCGCTGCAATTAAGTAATGCTAATGGCGGTAATATTGAGGCGGCGCAGCATCAACTTACGCTACTTAATGAGCAGCAAGGGCAATTACGTATTCAGTTACGCAAGCAAATACGCACGCTCCATGCGTATTACCAAGGTAAAACCACGCAGGCACAACTTTTAACACAGCGCATTATTCCACAAGCGCAAATGCTTATAAAACAAAGTTTAAAAAGCTATCAACAAGGGCAAATATCGGTATTGCAATTACTAGACGCACAGCAAGCTTTATTTGATTCTAAACGCGCACTTATCAACACCCATAGCGAGCTATACCAAGTGCTACTTACCCTTGAGCGTTTAACCGGCCAACCTTTAATCGAGACTCATCAATCATGA
- a CDS encoding ArsR/SmtB family transcription factor: MEITDVAKALKELGHPTRLTIYKRVVKAGRAGISVGNIQEELSMAGSTLSHHISGLVNAGLISQRREGRTLYCVAMYQRLDDVIGFLQNECCVDEDQ; encoded by the coding sequence ATGGAAATTACCGACGTTGCAAAAGCATTAAAAGAATTGGGTCACCCTACGCGTTTAACTATATATAAGCGTGTAGTAAAAGCAGGGCGCGCTGGCATTAGTGTAGGTAATATACAAGAAGAGCTAAGCATGGCAGGCTCTACACTTTCGCACCATATATCGGGCTTAGTTAACGCTGGGCTAATTAGCCAAAGGCGCGAAGGGCGCACACTTTATTGTGTAGCCATGTACCAACGCTTAGACGATGTAATTGGTTTTTTACAAAACGAATGTTGTGTAGACGAAGACCAGTAA
- a CDS encoding permease, which produces MSNEMLAMAKEALGMFAFLATELTILFIVISYLVGVLQLFITPEKIQSILSSKNGKGYVIAALLGAITPFCSCSTIPFLKGLLRARAGFGPMMVFLFGSPLLNPVIIGLFVITFGWQVALFYFLVAMVVSVVAGYTLEKLGFERYVKPEAYSTESTSSCAKPSCSEPKEVEPSCATTRCGEPKAIEPKKAQPNRWVKVWHATFKDFKQVFPYLMLGVAIGSFIYGFIPTELIAKYAGDGMWYAIPIAAIIGIPLYIRAEAVIPLSAALVKKGMALGSVMALIIGSAGASLTEVILLKSIFKNQMIAAFLFVIITMAIGAGFLYQAIF; this is translated from the coding sequence ATGAGTAATGAAATGCTAGCAATGGCAAAAGAGGCGTTAGGCATGTTTGCCTTTTTAGCTACAGAGTTAACTATTTTATTTATTGTTATTAGTTATTTAGTGGGTGTTTTGCAGCTATTTATAACACCTGAAAAAATTCAATCCATTTTAAGTTCAAAAAACGGTAAGGGCTACGTTATTGCTGCTTTATTGGGAGCTATAACCCCCTTTTGTTCGTGCTCAACTATTCCGTTTTTAAAAGGATTATTAAGAGCGCGAGCGGGCTTTGGCCCTATGATGGTATTTTTATTTGGCAGCCCGCTACTTAACCCGGTGATCATTGGGTTGTTTGTAATTACCTTTGGCTGGCAGGTTGCTTTATTTTACTTTTTAGTGGCTATGGTGGTGTCGGTTGTAGCAGGCTATACCCTTGAAAAGTTAGGCTTTGAAAGGTATGTAAAACCAGAAGCTTACAGCACAGAATCTACTAGTAGCTGCGCAAAACCAAGCTGTAGTGAGCCTAAAGAAGTTGAACCAAGCTGTGCAACCACACGCTGCGGCGAACCTAAAGCAATAGAGCCTAAAAAAGCGCAGCCTAATCGCTGGGTAAAAGTGTGGCACGCCACCTTTAAAGACTTTAAACAGGTGTTTCCGTACTTAATGCTAGGGGTAGCAATAGGCTCGTTTATTTATGGCTTTATTCCTACCGAGCTAATTGCTAAATATGCGGGCGATGGTATGTGGTATGCCATTCCTATTGCAGCCATTATTGGTATTCCACTTTATATTAGAGCCGAAGCCGTTATTCCGCTAAGTGCCGCATTGGTTAAAAAAGGCATGGCGCTTGGCTCGGTAATGGCATTAATAATTGGCAGCGCGGGCGCAAGCTTAACAGAAGTTATTTTGCTTAAATCAATTTTTAAAAACCAAATGATAGCCGCCTTTTTGTTTGTCATTATTACAATGGCTATTGGTGCAGGCTTTTTATACCAAGCTATTTTTTAA